Proteins encoded by one window of Chryseobacterium sp. POL2:
- a CDS encoding DEAD/DEAH box helicase has protein sequence MKLFSESSLSPDIQKAIGEMGYESPTEIQKQTIPFILSDIRDLIALAQTGTGKTAAFSLPILDMIDDTSRKIQFLVLCPTRELCLQITKDIKTYSKYLPNIKTTAVYGGSSIMEQIRSLREKPQIIVGTPGRVIDLINRKALDFSSIHWLVLDEADEMLSMGFKDDLETIISETPETKQTFLFSATMNKEVERISKNYLTNPHRISVGSINEVKKNIKHEYFVVGYRQKKEALKRMIDANPNQYSIIFCRTRMETQEVADFLMQNGYAADALHGDLSQAQRDTVMKKFRLKNIDILVATDVAARGLDVDSLTHVIHFSLPDDPEVFVHRSGRTGRAGKDGISLSLIKPEESRKLKQIKASTKIEITEGKIPTGDDIVKAQVNGVFEKLLTENSEDIFAFDDALIPDLSQFSKEELVHKLLQFQLKELALYYKDRNDLVEAKFNGGDDRGSRRERGRERERRGEPRERREGGRREGGRRRNNEDMVRFFFNLGKRDQLKKVDMLEIINKATSKSKKRADIGDIEILEKFSFFEIEKSFKDEVVKGLQTQKFKGKEMRAEVAN, from the coding sequence ATGAAGTTATTTTCCGAGTCCAGTTTAAGTCCTGACATACAGAAGGCAATTGGCGAGATGGGCTACGAAAGCCCTACAGAAATCCAAAAACAGACTATCCCATTTATCTTATCAGATATCCGCGATCTTATCGCACTTGCGCAGACCGGGACAGGCAAAACAGCGGCGTTTTCGCTTCCGATTTTGGATATGATTGACGATACGAGTCGCAAAATCCAATTTTTGGTGCTTTGTCCGACGCGAGAATTATGTCTTCAAATTACAAAAGACATAAAAACTTACTCCAAGTATTTACCAAACATCAAAACAACTGCGGTGTATGGAGGTAGTAGTATTATGGAGCAGATCCGTTCTTTGAGAGAGAAACCACAAATTATTGTGGGGACTCCAGGACGTGTGATTGACCTTATTAATAGAAAAGCTTTAGATTTTTCTAGCATCCATTGGTTGGTGTTGGATGAGGCTGACGAAATGTTGTCTATGGGTTTCAAAGATGATTTGGAAACGATTATCAGTGAAACACCAGAAACCAAACAGACATTTTTGTTCTCGGCAACGATGAACAAAGAGGTAGAAAGAATTTCTAAAAACTATTTGACAAATCCGCACCGTATTTCGGTTGGTTCTATTAACGAAGTTAAAAAGAACATCAAGCACGAATATTTCGTAGTGGGTTACCGTCAAAAGAAAGAAGCTTTGAAGAGAATGATCGATGCGAATCCTAATCAGTATTCGATTATCTTTTGCCGTACAAGAATGGAAACGCAAGAAGTTGCAGATTTCTTAATGCAAAACGGCTATGCAGCAGATGCACTTCATGGCGACTTGTCACAAGCGCAACGTGATACGGTTATGAAGAAGTTCCGTTTGAAGAATATCGATATTTTGGTAGCGACAGATGTTGCTGCTAGAGGATTAGACGTAGATTCTTTAACGCATGTTATTCATTTCTCTTTACCAGATGATCCAGAAGTTTTTGTACACAGAAGTGGTCGTACAGGACGTGCAGGTAAAGATGGTATTTCTCTATCTTTAATAAAACCTGAAGAAAGTAGAAAACTAAAACAAATAAAAGCTTCTACAAAGATAGAAATCACAGAAGGGAAAATCCCGACAGGTGATGATATTGTGAAGGCCCAGGTTAATGGTGTTTTTGAAAAACTATTAACCGAGAATTCTGAAGATATTTTCGCTTTTGATGATGCGTTGATTCCAGATTTGTCCCAATTCTCAAAAGAGGAATTGGTGCACAAGTTGTTACAGTTCCAGTTGAAAGAATTGGCTTTGTATTACAAAGATCGTAACGATTTGGTTGAAGCCAAATTTAATGGTGGAGATGACAGAGGAAGCCGTCGAGAAAGAGGTAGAGAGCGCGAAAGAAGAGGCGAACCTCGTGAGAGAAGAGAAGGCGGAAGACGCGAAGGCGGTAGAAGAAGAAATAACGAAGATATGGTGCGTTTCTTCTTTAACCTTGGAAAACGCGACCAGTTGAAGAAAGTTGATATGTTAGAGATTATTAACAAAGCCACTTCTAAGTCTAAGAAAAGAGCAGATATTGGAGATATTGAGATTTTAGAGAAATTCTCATTCTTCGAAATCGAAAAATCTTTTAAAGATGAAGTTGTTAAAGGCCTTCAAACACAGAAGTTTAAAGGAAAAGAGATGCGCGCAGAAGTCGCAAACTAA